A section of the Gemmatimonadaceae bacterium genome encodes:
- a CDS encoding beta-galactosidase, producing MMRSPRFVVALACTIVGITTLALAPLWPAPHLSAQPRPAAHRAAAPRHTFALSATDFLLDGAPMQIRSGEMHPARIPAQYWRHRIRLAKAMGLNTIAAYIFWNYHETAEGQFDFASENRDIAKFIRIAAEEGMWVLLRPGPYVCAEWDFGGLPTYLLRDPDLRIRSMYPRYIAAADRYIARLAREVRPLLVTNGGPILMVQIENEYGSYGNDRAYILHLRDTWRRHGITVPFYTADGPAPFAIEAGYVPGAALGLDPGASEADWQVARTTVPGVPVFSSETYPGWLTHWGESWAAPSLEDLTKEMTFLLGTRKSFNLYVVHGGTNFGFTAGANSGGKGYEPDLTSYDYDAPIDEQGRPTPKYHALRAQIGAALPPGESLAPIPAPIPAATVPSFVMTPFASLWRHLPAAIEAVHPRPFESYGQNQGLMLYKTTLVGRKSGTLTITDLHDFATVFVDGAFIGTIDRRLGQKSIELPRPTSAHPVLEILVEGMGHINYGQAMIDRKGITDRVTLSGMTLTHWQVYPLPLTDRWVRALTPDADPGSRPGLFFRGSFNMDTPTDTFLDMTGYTKGVVWVNGHNLGRYWDIGPQTRLYAPASVLKAGRNDVVVLDLLKTSATPLSGAATLKP from the coding sequence ATGATGCGTTCTCCTCGCTTTGTCGTTGCGCTTGCGTGCACGATCGTGGGGATCACCACGCTCGCGCTCGCGCCCCTGTGGCCGGCGCCGCATCTCTCGGCCCAGCCACGCCCGGCCGCGCACCGCGCCGCGGCGCCGCGCCATACCTTCGCGCTCTCGGCTACCGACTTCCTGCTCGACGGCGCGCCGATGCAGATCCGCTCCGGCGAAATGCATCCGGCGCGCATTCCGGCCCAGTACTGGCGGCATCGGATCCGGCTCGCGAAGGCGATGGGGCTCAACACTATCGCGGCCTACATCTTCTGGAACTATCACGAGACGGCGGAGGGGCAGTTCGACTTCGCCAGCGAGAATCGTGACATCGCGAAGTTCATCCGCATCGCCGCCGAGGAGGGGATGTGGGTGCTGCTGCGGCCGGGGCCGTATGTGTGCGCCGAGTGGGATTTCGGCGGCTTGCCCACGTATCTGCTGCGCGATCCGGACTTGCGGATCCGCTCGATGTATCCGCGCTACATCGCGGCGGCGGATCGGTACATCGCCCGCCTCGCGCGTGAAGTGCGCCCGCTGCTGGTGACGAACGGCGGGCCCATCCTGATGGTGCAGATCGAGAACGAATACGGCAGCTACGGCAACGATCGCGCCTACATCCTGCATCTGCGCGACACGTGGCGCCGCCACGGCATCACGGTGCCGTTCTACACGGCCGATGGGCCGGCACCGTTCGCGATCGAAGCGGGCTACGTCCCCGGCGCCGCGTTGGGGCTCGATCCGGGCGCGAGCGAGGCCGACTGGCAGGTGGCGCGCACCACGGTCCCCGGTGTGCCGGTGTTCTCGTCGGAGACGTATCCCGGCTGGCTCACGCACTGGGGGGAATCGTGGGCGGCGCCCTCGCTCGAGGATCTCACGAAGGAGATGACGTTCCTCCTGGGCACGCGGAAGTCGTTCAACCTGTATGTGGTGCACGGCGGCACGAACTTCGGCTTCACCGCCGGCGCCAACTCAGGTGGCAAGGGGTACGAGCCCGATCTCACGAGCTACGACTACGACGCGCCCATCGACGAGCAGGGGCGTCCCACGCCGAAGTATCACGCGCTGCGCGCGCAGATCGGCGCCGCGCTGCCGCCGGGGGAGTCGCTGGCACCCATCCCGGCACCGATTCCGGCGGCGACGGTGCCGAGCTTCGTCATGACGCCGTTTGCGTCGCTCTGGCGACACCTGCCGGCGGCGATCGAGGCCGTGCATCCACGCCCGTTCGAGTCGTACGGTCAGAATCAGGGGCTCATGCTGTACAAGACGACGCTCGTCGGGCGAAAGAGCGGGACGCTGACGATTACCGATCTGCACGACTTCGCGACGGTGTTCGTCGATGGCGCGTTCATCGGGACCATCGATCGCCGGCTCGGGCAGAAGTCCATCGAGTTGCCGCGCCCGACCAGCGCGCACCCGGTGCTCGAGATCCTCGTCGAGGGGATGGGGCACATCAACTACGGTCAGGCGATGATCGATCGGAAGGGAATCACCGACCGCGTCACGCTCTCCGGCATGACGCTGACGCACTGGCAGGTCTATCCGCTGCCGCTCACCGATCGGTGGGTGCGCGCGCTGACGCCGGACGCGGATCCGGGCTCACGCCCCGGCCTGTTCTTCCGCGGCAGCTTCAACATGGACACCCCGACCGACACGTTTCTCGACATGACGGGCTACACGAAGGGCGTCGTCTGGGTGAACGGGCACAATCTCGGGCGCTACTGGGACATCGGGCCGCAGACGCGTCTCTACGCCCCCGCGTCGGTGCTCAAGGCCGGGCGCAACGACGTGGTGGTGCTGGATCTGCTCAAGACGAGCGCCACGCCGCTGTCGGGCGCGGCGACGCTCAAGCCCTGA
- a CDS encoding DUF3291 domain-containing protein, with product MTHMPFQLAQLNIGRLLAPLEAPEIADFVAALDAINALADAAPGFVWRFQTESGDATAVRPYDDDRIIVNFSVWDSMDALHQYVYRSGHAEVLARRREWFTRMTDAFLVLWWVPAGHRPSPEEAVARLEHLRQHGPSAHAFTFKQPFPSPGEAHPDTIA from the coding sequence GTGACCCACATGCCCTTCCAGTTGGCGCAGTTGAACATCGGTCGCCTCCTCGCTCCCCTTGAGGCCCCGGAGATTGCCGACTTCGTGGCGGCGCTGGACGCCATCAATGCACTCGCCGATGCGGCGCCGGGATTTGTCTGGCGATTCCAGACGGAGTCGGGTGACGCCACCGCGGTTCGCCCCTACGACGATGATCGGATCATCGTCAATTTCTCGGTGTGGGACTCCATGGACGCACTGCATCAGTACGTGTATCGCAGCGGGCACGCCGAGGTGCTGGCGCGCCGACGCGAGTGGTTCACGCGCATGACCGACGCGTTTCTGGTGCTCTGGTGGGTGCCGGCGGGCCATCGGCCCTCACCCGAGGAGGCCGTTGCTCGCCTGGAGCATTTGCGGCAGCACGGACCGAGCGCGCACGCGTTCACCTTCAAGCAGCCGTTTCCCTCGCCGGGTGAAGCGCACCCCGACACGATCGCATGA
- a CDS encoding DUF1028 domain-containing protein, producing the protein MTRFLLALLLLCLGPSTAHATWSVIAIDAKTGQVIIASATCVRQSAFPTRSPIPARDLMDVQAVIVPGVGVAACQAGADNTRRNQMLVYTELKKGTPPQQILELLKQDPDIERRQFGILAIPNGSTITASNNMVGFNGAGNQASSLFFGGRVGDFFYQVQGNTLLGYDVVHKAALAFTRASGTLADHVIAAMLAADDNGGDKRCNCASNPLTFAPCDNLTAHVAYIAIADATDAVGRTHNDGQYYAFLSVTDDNIVKGESANPVKTLQRRYEAWKRAGARRTPPPPPTRFTPGL; encoded by the coding sequence ATGACGCGGTTCCTCCTCGCCCTGCTCCTGCTCTGCCTCGGCCCGTCCACCGCCCACGCGACGTGGTCGGTCATCGCGATCGATGCGAAGACCGGCCAGGTGATCATCGCGTCGGCCACCTGCGTGCGACAGTCGGCCTTTCCCACGCGGTCCCCGATCCCGGCTCGTGATCTCATGGACGTCCAGGCCGTGATTGTGCCCGGGGTCGGCGTCGCGGCCTGTCAGGCCGGCGCCGACAACACACGCCGCAACCAGATGCTGGTGTACACGGAGCTCAAGAAGGGGACACCGCCGCAGCAGATCCTCGAGCTTCTCAAGCAGGACCCCGATATCGAGCGTCGCCAGTTCGGCATTCTCGCCATCCCGAATGGCAGCACGATCACCGCGTCGAACAACATGGTCGGCTTCAATGGCGCCGGCAATCAAGCCTCATCGCTCTTCTTTGGCGGACGCGTCGGGGACTTCTTCTATCAGGTGCAAGGGAACACGCTGCTCGGCTACGATGTGGTCCACAAGGCCGCCCTCGCCTTCACACGCGCCTCGGGGACGCTGGCCGATCACGTGATCGCCGCGATGCTCGCCGCCGATGACAACGGTGGCGACAAACGCTGCAACTGTGCGAGCAATCCGCTGACGTTTGCGCCGTGTGACAATCTCACTGCCCACGTGGCCTACATCGCCATCGCCGACGCCACGGACGCGGTGGGACGCACGCACAACGACGGGCAGTACTATGCGTTTCTCTCGGTCACCGATGACAACATCGTGAAGGGGGAGAGTGCCAACCCGGTGAAGACCCTGCAGCGGCGCTATGAAGCGTGGAAGCGGGCGGGTGCCCGGCGCACGCCGCCGCCGCCACCCACGCGCTTCACACCGGGGCTCTGA
- a CDS encoding S8 family peptidase, whose product MDRTTFLRRWSAVVKPYHSFIAILGLATLAACADVPTQSPAVPVAPTPTAYLVLLRDTLTSASTVTAQVLADAQSSADIGAPGSSAARVIVTEDDAEVLSSLHGAVVTVTADQAARLRANPNVEAIEPIRPITTFGASLMATRSWGLDRTNQASLPLDGQTTRFGGDGKGVRVAIFDTGIRWSHVDLVGRVAGGYDAFTNTSKTSGDGNGHGTFVASIAAGTSYGLAPSATLLDVRVMNAAGSGSSLELARGVDWVIAEKKRVAGPMVANMSLGFNGGSTVIDALVDRLRAAGIVVVVAAGNDGGDACAVSPARAPGALTVGATANGSVDSRPYYSNGGACVDLSAPGDQIIGAGMSGDAALVMGSGTSMASPFVAGAAAVYLGVNAGATPDAVASWLLAESTSGKISGLLPNTANRLLTLQRLPGVSAPTPAPTPTPTPTPTPTPTPTPTPTPTQTPAASFTLTTSCVNRVCTIDASVPTGVSAANAASVLYTWTFTGLGTSAGTNLRRMVITFGGPGTLPVSVTARLGTTSYGTATTTLTVK is encoded by the coding sequence ATGGATCGGACGACATTCCTCCGACGCTGGAGCGCTGTCGTGAAGCCGTACCACTCATTCATTGCCATTCTCGGCCTGGCGACCCTCGCCGCCTGTGCCGATGTCCCGACGCAATCACCCGCGGTCCCCGTCGCGCCAACACCGACGGCCTATCTGGTCCTGCTGCGCGACACCCTGACGAGCGCCTCGACCGTTACCGCACAGGTCCTCGCTGACGCGCAGAGCAGTGCCGATATCGGAGCCCCGGGCTCGAGCGCCGCCCGGGTCATCGTCACAGAAGACGACGCGGAAGTCCTGTCGTCACTGCACGGGGCCGTGGTCACTGTCACCGCCGATCAGGCGGCGCGCTTGCGCGCCAATCCCAACGTGGAAGCCATCGAGCCGATCCGGCCCATCACAACGTTTGGCGCCAGCCTCATGGCCACGCGGTCCTGGGGGCTCGACCGCACCAACCAGGCGTCGCTGCCGCTCGATGGACAGACCACGCGCTTTGGCGGCGATGGGAAAGGCGTCCGCGTGGCCATCTTCGACACCGGCATCCGCTGGTCGCACGTCGACCTCGTGGGGCGTGTGGCCGGGGGCTACGATGCCTTCACCAATACCAGCAAAACCAGTGGCGACGGCAACGGCCACGGCACGTTCGTGGCGTCGATCGCCGCCGGCACCAGCTACGGGCTGGCGCCCTCGGCGACGCTGCTCGATGTGCGCGTGATGAACGCGGCTGGCTCCGGCAGTTCACTCGAGCTGGCGCGCGGCGTGGATTGGGTGATCGCCGAAAAGAAGCGGGTCGCCGGGCCGATGGTGGCCAACATGAGCCTCGGCTTCAACGGCGGCAGCACGGTGATCGACGCGCTGGTCGACCGCCTGCGCGCCGCGGGCATCGTGGTGGTGGTCGCCGCCGGCAATGATGGCGGCGATGCCTGTGCGGTGTCGCCGGCGCGGGCACCGGGTGCCCTTACCGTTGGCGCGACGGCGAACGGCTCGGTGGACTCGCGCCCGTATTACTCGAACGGCGGCGCGTGTGTGGATCTCAGTGCGCCAGGCGATCAGATCATTGGTGCCGGGATGTCGGGTGACGCCGCGCTGGTGATGGGCTCCGGGACCTCGATGGCCTCACCCTTTGTGGCGGGTGCCGCCGCCGTGTATCTCGGCGTGAATGCCGGCGCGACGCCCGATGCCGTGGCCAGCTGGCTGCTCGCCGAGAGCACGTCGGGCAAGATCAGCGGCCTGCTCCCCAACACGGCCAACCGGTTGCTGACGCTGCAGCGACTGCCGGGCGTGAGCGCGCCGACGCCCGCGCCGACACCAACGCCGACCCCGACACCAACGCCGACCCCGACACCAACCCCCACGCCGACACCGACACAGACACCAGCCGCCAGCTTCACGCTGACCACGTCGTGTGTGAATCGCGTCTGCACGATCGACGCGTCGGTGCCGACCGGTGTGTCCGCCGCGAATGCCGCGAGTGTGCTTTACACGTGGACGTTCACCGGGCTCGGCACGAGTGCGGGCACCAATCTCCGTCGGATGGTCATCACCTTCGGCGGACCAGGGACGCTCCCGGTGTCGGTGACGGCACGGCTCGGGACAACTTCGTATGGAACGGCCACGACGACGCTGACCGTGAAGTAG
- a CDS encoding SET domain-containing protein-lysine N-methyltransferase, translating into MRPSPIQGMGAFATRPIAAGTRIIEYAGERLTPAEADARYPDVPGERYHTFLFAIDDDVVVDASVNGNEARFLNHSCAPNCDVVVDEKRLWIEAIHDIEVGEELVYDYAFILPERHTPAAKKRYPCHCGAITCRGTMLARKR; encoded by the coding sequence GTGCGCCCCTCGCCCATTCAGGGGATGGGCGCCTTTGCCACGCGTCCCATCGCCGCGGGGACGCGCATCATCGAGTATGCCGGCGAGCGGCTGACCCCCGCGGAGGCGGATGCGCGGTATCCGGACGTGCCGGGCGAGCGCTATCACACGTTCCTCTTCGCCATCGACGATGACGTCGTGGTGGACGCGTCGGTGAACGGCAACGAGGCGCGCTTTCTGAACCACTCGTGCGCGCCCAACTGCGACGTGGTGGTGGACGAGAAGCGCCTCTGGATCGAGGCCATTCACGACATCGAGGTCGGGGAAGAGCTCGTTTACGACTACGCGTTCATTCTCCCCGAACGGCACACACCGGCGGCCAAGAAGCGCTATCCGTGCCACTGTGGCGCCATCACCTGCCGTGGCACCATGCTCGCCCGCAAGCGCTAG
- a CDS encoding photosynthetic reaction center cytochrome c subunit, giving the protein MRVWSTIAVITAGVAIACAPKTEPTPVATPVAQAPGRAGGPPQGGAQPDGQPGAPRPRREPPSPLRLDTLRKAEVAKVLESIKGRENEPAGKVFQNVQLFKDMPAKEFLTTVMDEQYGRGLSLLCTGCHTDDRKWESDARKDKIIARQMEKMQRDIDSRWIAKNKEIDKPAPKVTCVMCHRGTGHMPNTMDVPTAPVPQRRRG; this is encoded by the coding sequence ATGCGGGTTTGGAGCACCATCGCAGTCATCACCGCCGGCGTCGCCATCGCCTGCGCCCCCAAGACGGAACCGACCCCCGTCGCCACCCCCGTCGCGCAGGCGCCCGGTCGTGCCGGTGGCCCGCCGCAGGGTGGTGCGCAGCCAGATGGTCAGCCCGGCGCCCCGCGCCCGCGCCGCGAGCCCCCGAGCCCGCTCCGCCTCGATACGCTCCGCAAGGCGGAAGTCGCCAAAGTCCTCGAGTCGATCAAGGGCCGCGAAAACGAACCGGCCGGCAAGGTCTTCCAGAACGTCCAGCTGTTCAAGGACATGCCCGCGAAGGAGTTCCTCACCACGGTCATGGATGAGCAGTACGGCCGCGGACTGAGCCTGCTCTGCACCGGCTGCCACACCGACGACCGCAAGTGGGAGAGCGACGCCCGCAAGGACAAGATCATCGCGCGCCAGATGGAGAAGATGCAGCGCGATATCGACAGCCGATGGATCGCCAAGAACAAGGAAATCGACAAGCCGGCGCCCAAGGTCACCTGCGTGATGTGCCACCGCGGCACCGGGCACATGCCGAATACGATGGATGTGCCGACGGCGCCGGTACCGCAGCGGCGACGGGGCTGA
- a CDS encoding GNAT family N-acetyltransferase, with product MSAEGGAAAIAPVLRRAQVRDAEVLSAFARRQFVETFAAQNTPDDLALFLDTTFTPALQRAELEDAARQYWLLEIDGGLAGYVLLNDRADEAGVVAQHPVELQRFYVDRAWHGRGLAATLMAHAVDQARALGGDVLWLGVWEENPRAIRFYEKQGFVPCGAHVFMVGTDAQRDVIMARPL from the coding sequence ATGTCGGCTGAGGGCGGCGCGGCCGCCATCGCGCCGGTGCTGCGTCGTGCGCAGGTGCGCGACGCCGAGGTGCTGTCGGCGTTCGCGCGCCGCCAGTTTGTGGAGACGTTCGCCGCGCAGAATACCCCCGACGATCTCGCCCTCTTTCTCGACACGACGTTCACGCCGGCGTTGCAGCGGGCGGAGCTCGAGGATGCGGCGCGGCAGTACTGGCTCCTGGAGATCGACGGGGGGCTGGCCGGCTACGTGCTGCTCAATGACCGCGCCGATGAAGCGGGCGTGGTAGCCCAACACCCCGTGGAGCTGCAGCGCTTTTATGTAGATCGTGCCTGGCACGGTCGCGGACTCGCGGCGACCCTCATGGCGCATGCAGTTGACCAGGCGCGCGCCCTGGGCGGTGACGTCCTCTGGCTCGGCGTCTGGGAAGAGAACCCGCGCGCGATCCGCTTTTACGAGAAGCAGGGCTTTGTGCCCTGTGGCGCGCATGTGTTCATGGTGGGGACCGATGCGCAGCGGGATGTGATAATGGCGCGGCCGCTGTAA
- a CDS encoding sulfite oxidase, which yields MSETASAAPLVVVRPHPLCAETPMPVLAEPVTPRESVYVRSNFDNPVLDASHRLSVGGAVRAPFAIGLDELAALPQHEVLVTMECAGNWRLGMTPVPTGEPWEYGALSTTRWSGVPLRLLLERAGVEPGAVEVLATGADVGPRDDAEGPVQFQRSLPLDAARAPDTLVATHMDGVPLTMDHGAPVRLIVPGWYGMASVKWLARLDVITTPFTGYFQSKRYVYHTPDGVVPVTQALVKSMIVSPADGGTSARDVVLRGWAWSGAAPITQVEVQVNGGAWQQAELGAPMSRWAWTPFSCPVVLPPGAVALRSRATDASGAVQPEQIVWNALGYGNNAIRTITVHVG from the coding sequence ATGTCCGAGACTGCATCGGCCGCGCCGCTGGTCGTTGTGCGTCCGCATCCGCTGTGTGCGGAGACGCCCATGCCGGTGCTCGCCGAGCCCGTTACGCCGCGCGAGAGCGTGTATGTGCGGAGCAACTTCGACAATCCGGTGCTGGATGCGTCACATCGACTGTCGGTCGGTGGCGCGGTGCGCGCGCCGTTCGCGATCGGGCTCGACGAGCTCGCCGCGCTCCCGCAGCACGAGGTGTTGGTCACGATGGAGTGCGCCGGCAACTGGCGACTGGGGATGACGCCGGTGCCCACCGGTGAACCGTGGGAGTACGGCGCGCTCAGCACCACGCGCTGGAGCGGCGTGCCGCTGCGCCTGCTGTTGGAGCGTGCCGGGGTGGAGCCCGGTGCGGTGGAAGTCCTCGCGACCGGCGCCGATGTGGGACCGCGTGATGACGCTGAGGGGCCGGTGCAGTTCCAGCGGTCACTCCCACTCGATGCGGCGCGCGCCCCCGACACGCTGGTGGCCACGCACATGGATGGGGTGCCACTCACGATGGACCATGGCGCGCCGGTGCGGCTGATCGTACCGGGGTGGTATGGCATGGCGAGCGTGAAGTGGCTCGCGCGCCTCGATGTGATCACGACACCGTTCACCGGCTATTTCCAGTCCAAGCGCTACGTCTATCACACGCCCGATGGTGTGGTGCCGGTCACGCAGGCCCTGGTGAAGTCGATGATCGTGTCGCCCGCCGATGGGGGCACGAGTGCGCGCGACGTGGTGCTGCGCGGCTGGGCCTGGAGTGGGGCCGCGCCGATCACGCAGGTGGAGGTGCAGGTGAATGGCGGCGCGTGGCAGCAGGCCGAGCTGGGTGCGCCGATGTCGCGCTGGGCGTGGACACCGTTCTCGTGCCCGGTCGTGCTACCGCCCGGCGCGGTGGCGCTGCGCTCGCGGGCGACCGATGCCAGCGGTGCGGTGCAGCCCGAGCAGATCGTGTGGAATGCGCTGGGCTACGGCAACAACGCGATTCGCACCATCACGGTCCATGTCGGCTGA